A genome region from Cucumis sativus cultivar 9930 chromosome 4, Cucumber_9930_V3, whole genome shotgun sequence includes the following:
- the LOC101217052 gene encoding AAA-ATPase At3g50940 codes for MFSTKEMPSAQSLFSAYASMAGSIMLFRSMANDLIPAPVRSYVAAGVRRLFNSKSSMFTLVIEETTGISPNQIFDAAEVYLSAKITSDTGRLRISKTPKDKNPTLRLEKGEELTDCFDGIPLLWSINSHDQDKNPNITNNGHALYPPKTERRFFELKFNKIHRQKILNSYIPFLLDHAVAMKDQERTLKLYTMNSAGCYSGKWDSVNLEHPATFETVAMEAAGKKAVMEDLDRFLKRKEFYKRVGRAWKRGYLLYGPPGTGKSSLVAAMANYLKFDIYDLQLGNVMQDSDLRMLLLTTGNRSILVIEDIDCTIELPDRQQGDWRSNNTREIQLTLSGLLNFIDGLWSSCGDERIIIFTTNNKDRLDPALLRPGRMDMHIHMSYCTFHGFKLLAANYLQIGHTQHCLFPEIKTLLDATEVTPAQIAEELMKSEDPDVSLQGLVKLLKRKKLEQEEEEDNGNTNGIINGISNGKSNDNSENSEEEGKLREAKRLKIEAGKKVGTKVTRRKFVRGRKF; via the exons ATGTTTTCAACGAAAGAGATGCCATCAGCTCAGTCATTATTCTCTGCTTACGCCTCCATGGCCGGCTCCATAATGCTATTCCGATCAATGGCCAACGACCTGATCCCAGCCCCTGTTCGCTCCTACGTGGCCGCCGGAGTTCGTCGTCTGTTCAACTCGAAATCCTCTATGTTCACTCTCGTCATCGAAGAGACCACCGGAATTTCGCCAAATCAAATCTTCGACGCCGCGGAGGTCTACCTGTCCGCAAAAATCACCTCCGATACTGGCCGTCTCCGTATCTCAAAAACCCCAAAAGACAAAAACCCAACTCTCCGACTCGAAAAAGGCGAGGAATTAACTGATTGCTTCGACGGAATCCCATTATTATGGAGCATAAATTCCCATGACCAAGACAAAAACCCCAACATTACCAACAACGGCCATGCTCTGTATCCACCAAAAACAGAGCGCCGTTTCTTCGAGCTAAAGTTCAACAAAATCCACCGTCAAAAAATCCTCAATTCCTACATCCCATTTCTTCTCGATCATGCTGTAGCCATGAAAGACCAAGAAAGAACCCTTAAACTGTACACAATGAACAGCGCCGGGTGCTACAGTGGGAAATGGGATTCGGTGAATTTGGAGCACCCGGCGACGTTCGAGACAGTGGCGATGGAAGCGGCGGGAAAGAAGGCAGTGATGGAAGATTTGGATAGGTTTTTGAAGAGGAAAGAGTTTTATAAGAGAGTTGGGAGGGCGTGGAAGAGAGGGTATTTGTTGTATGGGCCGCCGGGAACAGGAAAATCAAGCTTGGTGGCAGCGATGGCGaattacttaaaatttgatatttatgatTTGCAATTGGGGAATGTGATGCAGGATTCTGATTTGAGAATGCTGCTTTTAACGACGGGAAATCGATCCATTTTGGTCATTGAAGATATTGATTGTACCATTGAGCTGCCGGACCGCCAACAGGGCGATTGGCGCTCTAACAATACTCGTGAAATTCAG CTCACACTATCAGGCCTTTTGAACTTCATAGACGGGCTATGGTCAAGCTGTGGCGACGAGAGGATCATAATCTTTACTACGAACAACAAAGATCGTCTTGACCCAGCGTTGTTGCGACCAGGGCGGATGGACATGCACATTCACATGTCCTACTGCACCTTCCATGGTTTTAAACTTCTCGCAGCAAACTACTTACAAATTGGTCACACCCAACACTGCCTCTTCCCGGAGATCAAAACCCTTCTTGATGCCACGGAGGTGACACCAGCCCAGATCGCCGAGGAGTTGATGAAGAGCGAGGACCCTGATGTGTCCCTTCAAGGACTGGTTAAGTTGCTAAAGAGAAAGAAGTTAGAAcaggaggaagaggaggatAATGGTAATACTAATGGGATTATTAATGGTATCAGTAATGGTAAGAGTAACGATAACAGTGAAAatagtgaagaagaaggtaaGTTGAGAGAGGCCAAGAGATTGAAAATAGAAGCTGGGAAGAAGGTGGGAACTAAGGTTACAAGAAGGAAGTTTGTTAGGGggagaaaattttag
- the LOC101204144 gene encoding GTPase ERA-like, chloroplastic, protein MELALQAPATLSRSKFHHTNFSYSNAIFISRPDKQTPLPQFSRQTHPPFQVRARHSTYRTQSSVFKNQLVSVSVSDDELIEEEEEETGGEGASSSYSDDELSFLSLNEKPDRNLTLLDDYEMEELGYPCDLNHRSGYAALVGKPNVGKSTLVNQLIGQKLSIVTDKPQTTRHRILGICSGPEYQVILYDTPGVIEKKMHKLDTMMMKNVRSAAVNADCVLVVVDACKAPQKIDEILEGGVGDLKEMPPTLLVLNKKDLIKPGEIAKKLEWYEKFTNVDEVIPVSAKYGHGIEDVREWILSKLPLGPAYYPKDIVSEHPERFFVSEIVREKIFMQYRNEVPYACQVNVVSYKSRPGAKDFIQTEIVVEKNSQKIILIGKEGKALKLLATAARLDIEDFLQKKVYLEIEVKVKENWRQDEGLLKHYGYEGRIQAL, encoded by the exons ATGGAGCTCGCATTACAGGCACCGGCAACTCTTTCCCGGAGTAAATTCCACCAtactaatttttcttattcaaacGCCATCTTCATTTCTCGTCCCGACAAGCAAACTCCATTGCCTCAATTTTCCCGCCAAACCCACCCTCCATTCCAAGTCCGAGCTAGGCATTCAACTTACAGGACGCAGAGTTCTGTGTTTAAGAACCAATTGGTTAGCGTTAGCGTTAGCGACGATGAActcattgaagaagaagaagaagaaacaggCGGTGAAGGGGCGAGCTCTTCGTACTCTGACGATGAGTTATCCTTTTTGTCTCTGAATGAGAAACCTGATAGAAACTTGACTTTGCTTGACGATTACGAGATGGAGGAGCTTGGATACCCCTGCGACCTTAACCATAGAAGCG GATATGCGGCTCTAGTAGGGAAGCCGAATGTTGGGAAGAGTACTCTTGTAAACCAATTGATAGGGCAGAAATTGTCCATTGTTACGGATAAACCTCAAACGACGAGGCACCGGATTCTGGGTATATGTTCTGGACCGGAGTATCAG GTGATACTTTATGATACACCTGGTGtcattgagaagaaaatgcaCAAGTTGGATACCATGATGATGAAGAATGTACGCAGTGCGGCCGTTAATGCAGACTGTGTTTTGGTTGTTGTTGATGCGTGTAAAGCGCCTCAGAAA ATTGATGAGATTTTGGAAGGAGGTGTAGGAGACCTCAAAGAAATGCCTCCCACCTTGCtggttttaaataaaaaagatttgatcAAACCGGGTGAAATTGCAAAGAAACTTGAG TGGTATGAAAAATTTACTAATGTCGATGAGGTTATACCTGTGAGTGCCAAGTACGGCCATGGGATAGAAGATGTGAGGGAATGGATACTTTCCAAACTCCCTCTTGGACCAGCCTATTATCCAAAG GATATAGTAAGTGAACATCCAGAAAggttttttgtttctgaaaTTGTTAGAGAAAAGATATTCATGCAATATCGCAATGAAGTTCCTTATGCATGTCAG GTGAATGTGGTGAGCTACAAGAGTAGACCAGGTGCAAAAGATTTTATTCAAACAGAAATTGTCGTTGAGAAAAATTCTCAGAAAATTATTCTCATCGGGAAG GAAGGAAAGGCTCTAAAACTGCTTGCAACAGCTGCTCGCCTCGATATAGAAGATTTCTTGCAAAAGAAAGTCTATCTTGAG ATTGAAgtaaaagtgaaagaaaattgGAGGCAAGATGAAGGGCTGCTGAAGCACTATGGTTATGAAGGACGAATTCAAGCATTGTAA